The Microplitis mediator isolate UGA2020A chromosome 8, iyMicMedi2.1, whole genome shotgun sequence genome has a window encoding:
- the LOC130673930 gene encoding putative ankyrin repeat protein RF_0381, which produces MEQTYAVNQNDEEIPEFLLKRDDDASSNSNPCKLCNAKTLMQIAVDQSKEEMVELLLKAYGADVNSLRGPGVLQVSPLHFAVQCLNSEAVELILNDCVVDINIVNKCKNSALHYAVSATVNNIIRQLLNAGVDINLKNVDGTTAFTLKVIHSQKVNDTITEHIAKLSAANFYVNEQNLAVVHRKKFGELRDQCLSEIEKMKITYVGTSNVTIYNVLCNKCEHKLAVSLSYVSDSTILDLDLQSLFPLYGGMISYRLQKALGRKKLLFNAISLTNDIFDEIQHPNK; this is translated from the exons ATGGAGCAGAC GTACGCAGTTAATCAAAATGATGAAGAAATTCCTGAGTTTTTATTGAAACGAGATGACGATGCGAGTTCGAACTCGAATCCGTGTAAATTGTGTAATGCCAAAACTCTAATGCAAATCGCTGTTGATCAAAGTAAAGAAGAAATGGTAGAGCTACTTTTAAAAG CATACGGTGCAGATGTTAATAGTCTACGTGGTCCTGGTGTTTTACAAGTAAGTCCACTACATTTTGCTGTCCAATGCCTAAACTCGGAAGCAGTAGAATTGATCTTGAATGATTGTGTCgttgatataaatatagtgAACAAGTGTAAAAATTCAGCGCTTCATTACGCAGTTTCCGCGACCgtcaataatattataagaCAACTTCTTAATGCTGgtgttgatattaatttaaaaaacgttgATGGTACAACAGCATTTACTTTAAAAGTAATTCATTCACAAAAAGTTAACGACACAATTACCGAACATATTGCAAAACTCAGTGCGGCGAACTTTTATGTCAATGAACAAAATTTAGCAGTCGTACATAGGAAAAAATTCGGTGAATTACGCGACCAGTGTTTaagcgaaattgaaaaaatgaagataACATATGTTGGTACGAGTAATGTTACaatttataatgttttgtgTAATAAATGTGAGCACAAATTAGCTGTAAGTTTAAGCTACGTTAGTGATAGTACTATTTTAGATTTGGACCTTCAATCTCTTTTTCCACTGTACGGTGGAATGATAAGTTATCGTTTGCAAAAAGCATTAGGACGAAAGAAATTGTTATTCAATGCAATTAGTTTAActaatgatattttcgatGAAATCCAACATCCAA ATAAATGA
- the LOC130673929 gene encoding uncharacterized protein LOC130673929 — translation MAPLPASRVTPSLVFENTDVDYAGPISLETFQERGAKSFKGWIAVFMCSTTSAIHLEAVSDYSAEGFLKTLRRFISRRDLCKTLRIDCGTNFKDTLLTFEDFATCLAHVEAVLNSQPLSALSDDQEDISALTPGYFIFDEALTTIPEPSLTELTKRSPSTEGVIIRPDTPVYYLEYPHDDYLKVVRYVNKFEASPSYTYYRNPENKFSGIFFPAVLVVIDWDSKVETRTEQDILNEVLTEWNKVDKYFEKLDNPKIKLTIAGVVIPKKSNIWGPTTRVQYTEEFPDQQKIIIHSTKAYFAASLLNNMTGWFNNNIDRFENFHYIFFIYMSNWHFLLPPGTIGTSYMTSTFTCETINGPNYHSSGGIVTKNSAFSITAAKSISIMLGIYEKIGAECVYDMLADERDGDDFTWSECSKRAVRSMVNNSNHTCLQRIIYDQEEDDYDN, via the exons ATGGCACCACTTCCGGCATCTCGTGTAACACCATCTTTAGTGTTCGAAAATACAGATGTAGATTATGCTGGCCCGATATCATTGGAAACATTCCAAGAGAGAGGCGCAAAGAGCTTCAAGGGCTGGATTGCAGTGTTTATGTGTTCAACAACATCAGCAATTCATCTAGAAGCTGTCTCAGACTACTCAGCAGAGGGATTTCTCAAAACACTCAGGCGTTTTATCAGTCGTCGTGATCTCTGCAAGACCCTCCGAATTGATTGTGGCACGAATTTCAAAG ATACGCTTCTCACTTTCGAGGACTTTGCGACATGTCTAGCTCATGTTGAAGCAGTACTAAACTCACAACCACTCAGTGCCCTCTCAGATGATCAAGAAGACATCTCAGCTCTCACTCCAggttatttcatttttgatGAAGCATTAACTACAATACCTGAACCTTCATTGACTGAG ctTACTAAACGATCACCTTCAACTGAGGGCGTCATAATCAGGCCAGATACTCcagtttattatttggaatATCCACatgatgattatttaaaagttgttCGTTATGTTAAC aaatttgaAGCATCCCCTTCTTACACCTACTATCGTAATCCAGAAAACAAATTCAGCG GTATATTTTTTCCGGCGGTATTAGTAGTCATTGATTGGGATAGTAAAGTTGAAACCAGAACAGAAcaagatattttaaatgaagtaCTGACGGAATGGAATAaagtagataaatattttgaaaaacttgataatcccaaaataaaattgactaTCGCTGGAGTCGTCATACCGAAa AAATCAAATATATGGGGACCAACGACACGCGTTCAGTACACCGAAGAGTTTCCGGACCaacaaaaaatcattattcatTCTACGAAAGCTTATTTCGCTGCTTCTTTGCTTAATAATATGACGGGGtggtttaataataatattgatcgGTTTGAAAACttccattatattttttttatatatatgtcaaa ctGGCATTTTCTTCTTCCACCGGGAACGATAGGAACCAGTTACATGACGAGTACTTTCACTTGTGAAACTATAAATGGTCCTAATTATCATTCATCAGGAGGAATCGTGACGAAAAATTCGGCTTTTAGTATTACTGCTGCCAAATCTATCTCTATCAT GTTGGGAATATATGAAAAGATTGGTGCGGAATGTGTTTATGATATGCTCGCCGATGAGAGGGATGGTGATGATTTCACTTGGTCCGAATGTTCTAAAAGAGCCGTTAGATCGATGGTCAA CAACAGCAATCACACTTGTTTACAgcgaataatttatgatcAAGAAGAAGACGATtacgataattaa